The Paramisgurnus dabryanus chromosome 3, PD_genome_1.1, whole genome shotgun sequence genome includes a window with the following:
- the LOC135768930 gene encoding interferon-induced very large GTPase 1-like: protein MERKNHKTVINCPYLLQPHLSDHQIKQGVKDCMRLSDPGPHVIVLIFKHDECSREDQEHVEKVLNYFPDRVYEHTLVLTTHHSQSVHQTEVNDVIKEIIKKCHKNHYMLERDKSCLKAKLHKMDQMNSRRYLQFDPEDSMEQQVIGSVNKPRLNVVLFGNYTSVQFGHDNILLGDAPPTPEDEVLSRIDPVQIKISESNVSVINMIDFSELPMVSVDNFIVQLMHENKISAFIFVVRVGQLTDADKMCLDWLQSVFGDRVLQFVMILFTYEGEKESHSIIDDLKKNNVLEELVKKCGGRYHICSKTINNQSEMSELMKKIDRLFNDNKEQCYTEEMFNTERRSNLQNNKKDKPITTKKAMEHTRSQRRDILKEMVKKDSSEDTRLEKQKRTKISGKVEDLFDRLHLKDNIHNKLRASDVLQISAYSLEYQESCTEEELVNNYLQKLLMMNYRARYIKIKNSKTQHHTQQIEKDSLMHEDDTLLDIVKELSLSNKGTVKLDSIHPMDVQMAVFHCADSFLKQLMVTKLSQCQFALPLLVPHPFTQQIDFPLWTFRQINKSWKMRNTNNDIISKEEPVYKAETPMVSFFRFGSVSSSKSQLMNNLINEKHNTFFHRNCQGSSRTRLLMDGVVEIAWFCPSGKDTDKFNNCVAFCNLHGDAGVHEKQLQILTEMSLVNVVLLPDFSSIIKVQELYSDLKPLVCLFTEDDSTLIETRKRKYKIGLKDRNQSDVSEELRRSINDCLSSSASVSMFRLEDLSKHSDIRVDEEDDEDCRRGREAAQQMMSLLEKKDLREIKKSLLPHQGKLWHQWCQKNKELHRPQGDEIETDITRKQAELKGIREQQYVFKVKTLILLFIQKMHLPGENMYFLKWLGIFLDEYISKDVKYELTAQQTKTISEKIQTGTFGLEHIIREIGQIYESCSSVKKNKTDLQIHFSSLPSLAAEMMISGFPLELMDGDTAHVPLIWITAVLDKLVQKLGDQRVFVLSVLGLQSSGKSTMLNAMFGLQFAVGAGRCTRGAFMQLIRLSEEMKKQLKFDYILVVDTEGLRSLESDEISTRHHDNELATFVVGLGQLTLINIFGENPAEMQDILQIVVQAFLRMKKVKLNPSCMFVHQNVSDITAREKNMQGKRRLLQTLDEMTKLAAKEEVCDAKCFSDVINFDVQNDVKYFAHLWEGNPPMAPPNPKYCDNIQEIKKIILSHASKSDGMKLTHLRDRIHDLWEALLNERFVFSFRNSLEISVYRRLETEYSKWTWTLRSAMLEIENKLQNQIENEAIHEIEETELQRELKEKSEEVKNSLFKFFDKDTDKEIMIQWKKSFKIKIKDVQESIVSETKMKLNEILQQRELKRKIDAQGTQHENSLLEKSKELALKLKDKTNNEETLNREFDVFWEEWVKKIIRDSPPVRDIDILRDVQNLLRDIYEGIIPVDYWKEGSKYNIFTVQSYFEYVISKKEFKETKETDKGNQVLINDSSGSAQSLSPKDETEIKTFITDVAQQTDKMIQSFNIPKMGYNISYIQQLINYIKKRTTDHQEGPVKYVFKNEFFIDLIFSIFKRANTTFAKQHRKFREANDPVLYVEGRNRKRGRRRNREEYCSIFQKYCHGATSAAIFGEIICQKLKEPIEQSLYKQTARDLADEMRSNCPSLNENRLNLEKHILKNLAEDENFDKYMNYIENPRDHFKSFIRDEVHQYISNRFNVRVKRKMNHNIKVLQQKILTAAHESTEDVQVKSGDVDLWLKFFTQKLSDVLILSVKDFSEVKHVSIDVKLLDVITNELSSIMSDISIKFNTTTFPVNLDNKDRPDEILIDHFCQCCWVQCPFCKATCTNTIENHQGDHSVPFHRNVGLSGVHYQDTTHLSTHICTSAVANSNLCFYPVDSDKKVPWGEYRTAVEVYADWSITSDLSELPYWKWFVCRFQKDLEKHYNKKFEGQGTIPNRWRNYTKQEAIESLDRYS from the exons ATGGAAAGAAAAAATCATAAGACAGTCATAAACTGTCCTTACCTGCTCCAGCCACATCTCTCAGATCATCAGATCAAACAAGGTGTAAAGGACTGTATGCGTCTGTCTGATCCAGGACCTCATGTGATTGTTCTGATCTTTAAACATGATGAGTGTTCAAGAGAAGATCAAGAGCATGTGGAGAAGGTCCTCAACTATTTTCCTGACAGGGTTTATGAACACACACTGGTGCTTACAACACACCACTCGCAGAGTGTGCATCAGACTGAAGTCAATGATGTTATAAaggaaattataaaaaaatgtcataagAATCATTACATGCTTGAGAGAGACAAATCTTGTCTTAAAGCGAAATTACATAAAATGGACCAAATGAACAGTAGACGCTATCTTCAATTCGACCCTGAGGATTCCATGGAGCAACAAGTCATAGGAA gtGTGAATAAGCCACGTCTAAATGTTGTACTATTTGGAAACTATACATCAGTTCAGTTTGGTCATGACAACATTTTACTGGGAGATGCACCCCCTACCCCTGAAGATGAAGTATTGTCTAGGATTGATCCTGTACAGATAAAGATATCAGAAAGCAATGTGTCAGTCATCAACATGATCGACTTCTCTGAACTTCCCATGGTCTCTGTGGATAATTTCATTGTTCAACTAATGCATGAAAATAAAATCTCTGCCTTCATCTTTGTTGTGCGAGTGGGTCAGTTAACAGATGCTGATAAGATGTGTCTTGATTGGCTACAGTCAGTGTTTGGTGACAGAGTTCTTCAGTTTGTGATGATTCTCTTCACTTATGAAGGAGAAAAAGAGTCTCACTCTATAATAGATGATCTGAAGAAAAATAATGTTCTGGAGGAGCTGGTAAAGAAATGTGGAGGAAGATATCACATCTGCagcaaaacaataaacaacCAATCAGAGATGAGTGAACTGATGAAGAAGATTGACCGTCTGTTTAATGATAACAAAGAGCAGTGCTATACTGAAGAGATGTTCAACACAGAAAGACGAAGCAActtgcaaaataataaaaaag ACAAACCCATAACCACGAAGAAGGCAATGGAGCACACCAGATCTCAAAGAAGAGACATACTCAAG GAAATGGTTAAAAAAGATTCATCAGAAGACACGAGAttggaaaaacaaaaaagaacaaaaatCAGTGGAAAAGTAGAGGATCTCTTTGACAGACTTCATCTTAAAGACAACATCCACAATAAACTAAGAGCTTCAGATGTTCTTCAGATATCGGCATATTCATTAGAGTATCAAGAGTCTTGTACTGAAGAAGAGCTGGTGAATAATTATCTACAGAAACTACTGATGATGAACTACAGAGCAAGATACATTAAGATTAAAAACTCTAAAACACAACATCACACACAACAAATAGAAAAAGACTCATTAATGCATGAGGATGATACTCTTCTTGATATTGTCAAAGAATTGTCTTTGTCTAATAAGGGAACAGTTAAACTAGACTCTATTCACCCGATGGATGTTCAGATGGCTGTGTTTCATTGTGCTGATAGTTTcctaaagcagctgatggtcACTAAACTCTCACAGTGTCAGTTTGCTCTTCCTCTTCTTGTTCCTCATCCATTCACACAACAGATTGATTTTCCTCTCTGGACATTCAGACAAATCAATAAGAGCTGGAAGATGAGAAATACTAACAATGATATCATCAGTAAAGAAGAGCCGGTGTACAAAGCAGAAACTCCAATGGTGTCGTTCTTCAGGTTTGGTTCTGTGTCTTCATCCAAGTCTCAGCTGATGAACAATCTGATCAATGAGAAACACAACACGTTCTTCCACAGGAACTGTCAAGGGAGCAGCAGAACCAGACTACTGATGGATGGAGTGGTGGAGATCGCCTGGTTCTGCCCATCTGGAAAAGACACAGATAAATTTAATAACTGTGTTGCTTTCTGTAATCTTCATGGTGATGCAGGAGTCCATGAGAAACAACTGCAGATTCTCACTGAAATGTCTTTAGTAAATGTTGTTCTTCTACCAGATTTCAGCAGCATAATCAAAGTTCAAGAATTGTACAGTGATTTAAAGCCGCTTGTTTGTCTGTTTACTGAGGATGATTCAACTCTAATTGAGACCCggaaaagaaaatataaaattggTTTGAAAGACAGAAATCAGTCTGATGTATCTGAAGAACTCAGAAGATCTATTAATGATTGTCTCTCATCTTCAGCATCAGTTTCCATGTTCAGACTTGAAGATTTGTCCAAACACTCAGATATCAGAGTAGATGAGGAAGATGATGAAGACTGCAGGAGAGGAAGAGAAGCAGCACAGCAGATGATGAGTTTACTGGAGAAAAAAGATCTGAGAGAAATCAAAAAATCACTTCTTCCTCATCAGGGGAAACTCTGGCATCAGTGGTGTCAGAAGAACAAAGAACTTCATCGACCCCAAGGGGATGAGATAGAAACAGACATAACCAGAAAACAAGCAGAATTAAAAGGAATACGTGAGCAGCAGTATGTATTTAAAGTGAAAACTTTAATACTATTATTTATTCAAAAAATGCACCTGCCTGGTGagaatatgtattttttaaaatggcTTGGAATCTTCCTGGATGAATATATCTCAAAGGACGTAAAATATGAGCTAACTGctcaacaaacaaaaacaatatctgAAAAGATTCAAACGGGAACCTTTGGTTTGGAGCACATCATAAGAGAGATCGGTCAGATCTATGAATCATGTTCATCTGTGAAGAAGAATAAGACAGATCTGCAGATTCACTTCTCTTCTCTTCCGAGTCTTGCAGCAGAGATGATGATCAGTGGATTTCCACTGGAGCTGATGGATGGAGATACTGCTCATGTTCCTCTGATCTGGATCACTGCTGTTCTAGATAAACTCGTTCAGAAACTGGGAGACCAGAGAGTCTTTGTGCTGTCAGTTTTAGGACTTCAGAGCTCTGGGAAATCCACCATGCTCAATGCCATGTTTGGACTTCAGTTTGCAGTCGGTGCTGGCCGATGCACCAGAGGAGCTTTCATGCAGCTGATCAGATTATCAGAGGAGATGAAAAAACAGCTGAAGTTTGATTATATTCTGGTTGTTGATACTGAGGGTCTTCGTTCTCTAGAATCTGATGAAATATCCACAAGACATCATGACAATGAACTGGCCACATTTGTTGTTGGTCTTGGACAGCTGACATTAATCAACATCTTTGGAGAAAACCCAGCTGAGATGCAGGATATTCTTCAGATTGTTGTTCAGGCCTTTCTGAGGATGAAGAAGGTCAAACTGAATCCCAGCTGTATGTTTGTACATCAGAATGTTTCAGACATCACAGCTCGAGAGAAAAACATGCAGGGAAAGAGACGACTGCTGCAAACACTGGATGAGATGACAAAACTTGCCGCTAAAGAGGAAGTTTGTGATGCTAAATGTTTCAGTGATGTCATTAATTTTGATGTACAGAATGATGTGAAGTATTTTGCACATTTATGGGAGGGAAACCCACCAATGGCACCACCAAACCCAAAGTACTGTGATAATATTcaagaaataaagaaaattatTCTTTCCCATGCATCAAAATCAGATGGTATGAAGCTGACACATCTGCGTGACCGAATTCATGATCTCTGGGAGGCTTTACTGAATGAACGATTTGTGTTCAGCTTCAGAAATTCTCTGGAGATTTCAGTTTACAGGAGACTGGAGACAGAATACAGCAAGTGGACCTGGACTCTCCGCAGTGCCATGCTGGAAATTGAGAACAAACTACAAAACCAAATAGAAAATGAAGCAATTCATGAGATTGAGGAAACTGAACTTCAGAGAGAACTGAAGGAGAAAAGTGAAGAAGTAAAAAACTCATTGTTCAAATTCTTTGACAAAGACACAGATAAAGAAATCATGATTCAGtggaaaaaatcatttaaaataaaaatcaaagaTGTTCAGGAAAGCATTGTGAGTGAAACAAAGATGAAATTAAATGAGATTCTTCAGCAGCGAGAGCTGAAGAGAAAGATTGATGCTCAGGGGACACAACATGAAAACTCTCTCCTAGAAAAGAGTAAAGAACTTGCATTAAAACTCAAAgataaaacaaacaatgaagAAACACTGAACAGAGAGTTTGATGTGTTTTGGGAAGAGTGGGTGAAGAAGATCATCAGAGATTCCCCTCCAGTCAGAGACATTGACATACTGAGAGATGTGCAAAACCTCCTCAGAGATATCTATGAGGGAATTATCCCTGTAGACTACTGGAAAGAGGGCAGTAAGTACAATATTTTCACTGTCCAAAGTTACTTTGAATATGTAATTTCCAAAAAGGAGTTTAAAGAGACAAAGGAAACAGATAAAGGAAACCAAGTCCTGATAAATGACTCTTCTGGATCTGCTCAAAGTTTATCTCCAAAAGatgaaacagaaataaaaacatttatcacAGATGTTGCCCAGCAGACAGACAAAATGATTCAGTCATTCAACATTCCAAAGATGGGCTACAACATTAGCTACATTCAACAACTCATAAATTACATCAAGAAGAGAACAACAGACCATCAGGAAGGTCCGGTGAAATATGTGTTCAAGAATGAATTCTTCATAGATTTGATATTTTCTATATTTAAGAGAGCAAACACGACATTTGCTAAACAACACAGAAAGTTCAGAGAAGCCAATGATCCTGTTCTCTATGTTGAAGGTAGGAATAGGAAGAGAGGTAGAAGGAGGAATAGAGAAGAATACTGTAGTATTTTCCAGAAATACTGTCATGGAGCAACATCAGCTGCAATTTTTGGGGAAATTATCTGTCAGAAATTGAAAGAACCCATTGAACAGAGTCTCTATAAACAGACTGCCAGAGATTTAGCAGATGAAATGAGATCAAACTGTCCATCACTAAATGAAAACAGATTAAATCTTGAGAAACACATCCTGAAGAACCTGGCAGAAGATGAGAACTTTGATAAATACATGAACTACATTGAGAATCCCAGAGATCACTTCAAGAGTTTCATCAGAGATGAAGTCCATCAGTACATCAGTAATAGGTTCAATGTCCGTGTTAAACGCAAGATGAATCATAACATTAAAGTCCTGCAGCAGAAGATCCTAACAGCAGCTCATGAATCTACTGAAGATGTTCAAGTGAAGAGTGGAGATGTTGATTTGTGGTTGAAGTTTTTTACACAGAAGCTCTCAGATGTTCTAATATTATCTGTGAAGGACTTCAGTGAAGTCAAACATGTTAGTATTGATGTAAAACTTCTGGATGTGATAACAAATGAACTTTCTTCTATAATGTCTGACATCAGCATTAAATTCAACACAACAACATTTCCAGTGAATCTGGATAATAAAGACAGACCAGATGAGATTCTGATTGATCATTTCTGTCAGTGCTGTTGGGTTCAGTGTCCATTCTGTAAAGCCACCTGCACCAACACAATAGAAAACCATCAGGGAGACCACAGCGTTCCCTTCCATCGTAATGTTGGACTAAGTGGTGTACATTACCAGGATACAACACACTTGTCTACTCATATCTGCACATCAGCAGTAGCAAACAGCAATCTATGTTTTTATCCTGTTGACTCAGATAAAAAAGTTCCCTGGGGAGAATACAGAACAGCAGTAGAGGTTTATGCAGATTGGAGTATAACCTCTGACCTCTCAGAGCTGCCCTACTGGAAGTGGTTTGTGTGCAGATTCCAAAAAGATTTGGAAAAACACTACAATAAAAAATTTGAAGGTCAGGGTACGATTCCAAATAGATGGAGAAATTACACCAAACAAGAAGCTATTGAAAGTTTGGATAGATACAGTTAA